A window of Maioricimonas rarisocia genomic DNA:
CGAGGTCCCTTTCAGGCTGCTGCCCGTTCCCGATCGTCGCAGACCCGCCTTGATGGCGGTGTCAGATGACTTCTGTGCGATCTTCTCGGTCAGGGCGGCCCATTCCTCGCCGCCGTTTTCATCGAGCCACTGGTGCAGGTTGCTCGCCAGGGCCGATGCAGACTGGTAACGATCTTCACGATCCTTGGCCATCATCTGACCAAGAATGGCCAGCAGCGACGGCGGCACGTCGTCCCGCTCGGCTTCGACGGGATTCGGCTCCCGATTCTGATGCGCCAGCAGTCGCTGCGCGAGCGTGCCTTCGGTGAACGGGGGATGTCCCGTCAGTGAGAAATAGAGTGTGCAGCCGAGGCTGTAGATGTCGGCCCGGGCGTCAACCGAGTGGCTGTCGATCGCCTGCTCCGGGGCGAGGTAATCGGCCGTTCCCAGCACCTTTTCGTCGTGCTGGATCGTCAGCGACTCTTCCTCTCCGTCGAAGAATCGGGCCAGACCCAGGTCCAGCAGCTTGACGATGCCGTGCGTGTCGACCAGCAGATTGCCCGGCTTGATGTCGCGGTGGACCAGGCCGGCATTGTGAGCATGGTGCAGCCCCATGGCAGCCTGACGCATGATCTCGGCCGCTTCGATCGGCCGCAACGGGCCGTCGTCGAGGATGATTTCGAGCAGGCTCTTTCCCTCGACATATTCCATGACGAGGAAGTGGATCTCCATCCGTGAGTCCGACTCGCTGTCCACATCGTAAGCGCGGACGATGTTGGGATGATCGAGAGCCGCCACCGCCTGGGCTTCCCGGTGGAAGCGTCCCAGGTAGGACGCATCGTTGACGCGCTTGGCCGGCAGCACCTTGATCGCACACCGCCGCCGCATCAGCACATGCTCGGCGAGGTAGACCGAACTCATGCCCCCCTTCCCGAGCAGCCGCAGCAGCTTGTATTTGCCGAGGAAGAACCCCTTGTGCTTGCCGTGCAGCAGCTTCTCGGCCTGCCAGGCAGTCAGCTTCTTGTTGCGGACCAGGAAGGCGGCGAACATCTGCGCCTCGGTCCTGTCAGGCGCCTTGTCGCGAAACTCGTCCAGCAGCGAGTCGAGACGGCTGCCTTCAATGAGGCCGCTGCGTCGAACGACCGCAACGAACGAGTCGAGCGAAATCTTCATGGTCCGGGGAGCTCACAACTTCCTGTGAAGTGAACGGACGTAAGCGTATCACACCACCTGCATTTCGATTGGAGCGCGAATGGCCGGCGAATGCGGTGAAGACTGTCGTCAACGACAGGCAGCGTGACACAACACGTTATCCGATCCTAACATATCACGCAGGTTGGCAACGTGCCAGCTTTGTCCGGGATCGGGGAATTGGCAGACGCTGGAGAGTCGAGAAGGACGATTCCGATTGTTCGCAGGATTCACCAGTGCCGCCCGTCCGATGAACTCGACGGAACGCCGTAAGGACCGGACCCGGCGTTACAGCCCGCACAAGCGGCGCTGTCGAAGGACGTGATGGAATTATCATTCGGGAGTTGACGTGCAGAATCAACCGCCTGGTGCCGCCGCCGTGGCGTCGGCGATGATGTTTTTCGGAATCGGCGGGCTGCTGCTGCTGGGAATCGAGCAGATCGGTGGTCTCCCCTGGGACATGCCCCGCTTCTGGTACACCCGGGGGCTCATTGTCGGGGGACTCTTTGCAATCGCGACCGTCTGCGGCGCGATGATGCAGTGGCGGCTCAACCATCCGCACACCGACTGGGTGCCCCGTGAACTCGGCCCCCGTTTCGAGTCACTGGTGCTGTACACCCGCGAGACCTGCCCGTTGTGCGAAGAAGCCCGTGAAGTCCTCAGCCGGTACCGGCAGTTTCTTCCCCCGGTCGTCGAAGTCGACATCGACAAGGATCCGCAGCTCAAGGAACAGTTCACCACCTGCGTTCCGGTCGTCGAGATCGACGGACGCGTCCGCTTTCGGGGCCGCGTGAGCGAGTCGCTCCTGCGGAGGCTGATCGACGGAGCGCCCGTCCACGAGTGACCGCTCGCCGGGCCGCCCTTCCCTGTCGGCAGGCTGAAGGTTCCTGATGGCCTGAACGAAAAAATCCCGCCGGGGGTGAACCGGCGGGATCAGACGTGACTGTGGGCGACGCAGCGTCGCGGTCGTTGCTGCTACGGCAGCCGCTTCACGCGGATGTTCCGGTAGTGGACGGTGCTTCCCGGGTCGTGAGCCTGCAGTGCGAACGTCCCCTCGCCGAGCAGTCGGGCGAAATCAGCCGACTGCGGCTTCTGCCCTTCCGGCTCGGT
This region includes:
- a CDS encoding glutaredoxin family protein, with translation MQNQPPGAAAVASAMMFFGIGGLLLLGIEQIGGLPWDMPRFWYTRGLIVGGLFAIATVCGAMMQWRLNHPHTDWVPRELGPRFESLVLYTRETCPLCEEAREVLSRYRQFLPPVVEVDIDKDPQLKEQFTTCVPVVEIDGRVRFRGRVSESLLRRLIDGAPVHE